The genomic stretch GATCTCACCGCAGATCGACATCAGCTGACTCCACCGATTTCAACGGTCGGTTTCGACGCAGAGCAGCCGCACCCGGAGCCGGCGGTCTCCGCCGATGCTTCCGTAGATGTGTCGATCCTCGCCCGGGCGGTCTCGACGACAACACGCGCCGGAACCCGCCGCACCTTGTCTGCGATCTTGATGGCCTCTCCGATCTCGACGTCGCTGAGCCCGGCCTTTCTCGCCCCTGGGACGTGGTACTCGACGCACGGCACGCAGTTGCTCGCGATCGCGGCGCCCAACGCCACCAAACTCTGTTCACGGGTATTCAATTCACTCATTCGAACCTCCTTCGAGCCTGTCGATTTCGCGGCTCCTACTGTAGAGACGGAAACGGCGAGCCGAGGGATACAAAACCCGGTGCTTGAATTGGCGTGAGCACGGCTTCGGTGAATGGCGCCCAACCAAGGACCCGACCGGACGGGTGCCAGACCAGTGCGGTCAACTGATGTCTGTATCCAATTCGATCGTGCGACGATCGTCGCGGACATGGTCAACAATCTCGGTAATTTGGCTATATTGCCAAAATGATGAGTGAGAAACGGACGCTCGAGGGTGAGACCAAGGCCCACATGGAAAAACGAGCGAAGGTCATGAAGGCACTCGCCCAACCCAGCCGCCGCTGGCGGCGATGACTGGCGTGAACAACAGTGCCGTCACCAGTGCCAGGCTCGAGAACCTCGGAAGGTCGTGCACAACCTCGTCAGAGTGTGCTTCCTCGACACTCCGAGGATCTGAAGCCTCGCACCGGTACCGCTGCGGACGTGACCGCCGTCAGGCTGTTGCGCCCTTTTCTTGATAGAGGT from Acidobacteriota bacterium encodes the following:
- a CDS encoding carboxymuconolactone decarboxylase family protein, yielding MSATIVARSNWIQTSVDRTGLAPVRSGPWLGAIHRSRAHANSSTGFCIPRLAVSVSTVGAAKSTGSKEVRMSELNTREQSLVALGAAIASNCVPCVEYHVPGARKAGLSDVEIGEAIKIADKVRRVPARVVVETARARIDTSTEASAETAGSGCGCSASKPTVEIGGVS